TTCAAGAATGCCAAGACGAAGGGTTTTGAAGTAGCCATAAGTTAAACTCCCCAGTAGCAATAGCCCTGCAATCCCGACGGCGGGGAAAAGAGTCCCCACTATATTGGAAAAGCCGAATTGGGCGGAAGCAAAGGCCACCCCGCTGGCACCAGTAACCAGCCACTTATAATTATTGCTATCAGGATCAGTTAGCCTGGAGGCAAAGCCGTAAAGGCTGGCTACTGCTGTCGTGTATACTTCGGCAAAGAGCACTACGCTGTACGCGGTGCGGGCCAAAGGAGAAATCCTACCGGCAATGGCTATCATGGGTACCTCCAGCCCGGTGACCTGTGGTGCCGTAGTCAGTATGGCGGCAACTATAGCCAACACACCTATTCCCAGGCCGAGGCCGCCCCATACAGCCCCTAGACGCAATTTGCCGGGTTCGCTCAAGGCTCCCAGAGGTGCCAGCACCGCGACGGCCAATACCAGGTTGTATGATGCATAAAGAATGGCGGCCAAAGGCCAGTAAGGGACGGCAGCCTTTGCGGTGTTTGACCAGTTTAAGTTGACTATGAATGCCTGGGGATTTGAAAAAACAGTCGCCAGGCTCAACACCAGGACGGAGGTTAGTAAAATAGGTGCTATAAAACTTATGGACTCAATGACTCTGGATATACCCAGCAGTACCGTTACCAGCGTAAGGATGACCA
This genomic interval from Calderihabitans maritimus contains the following:
- a CDS encoding YkvI family membrane protein gives rise to the protein MQKKLSTFAIAATYVGTVVGAGFASGQEVLQFFGFYGKWGLIGIIISTVLFIFFGISIMELGHELKAKSHLPVIRAAGGRWTGTAIDAVITFFLFGALVTMAAGAGAIFVEQFKLPALWGSLLMVILTLVTVLLGISRVIESISFIAPILLTSVLVLSLATVFSNPQAFIVNLNWSNTAKAAVPYWPLAAILYASYNLVLAVAVLAPLGALSEPGKLRLGAVWGGLGLGIGVLAIVAAILTTAPQVTGLEVPMIAIAGRISPLARTAYSVVLFAEVYTTAVASLYGFASRLTDPDSNNYKWLVTGASGVAFASAQFGFSNIVGTLFPAVGIAGLLLLGSLTYGYFKTLRLGILEPVPAAKPALELPDDNKQKKRSPTKGVKE